In a single window of the Veillonella sp. genome:
- a CDS encoding ankyrin repeat domain-containing protein: protein MIHLKDLGSFESVPKLVTDIINGNITALESALNSGWDIDEPVQIGKYSEYSPLQLALVMDCLPSVKWLVEHGVDLNDKENPSFLLAVRYADQKVIDYVVEHGANIHALNSVDVDAFQAALYGKKYENLQLIHDLGHTVQKYGGKAFRNAITDENYEVLDFFINNGVDINYNKPDSVYPFKPTPLCVAARYVDLQMCKYLVEHGADVTITEKDGMRPYSIAIERGDMEMAEYFKNLEPAEYHDLQNKMDQLKPFKLPKALVAFLESDNLYFELPESDFISIEFFPLIDTIPFKVGRRNLLRLSKELGEYDHWQVVWDPKSKKIGCYDTEHQELQELCKFDEFIADMAGQLETLF, encoded by the coding sequence ATGATACATCTTAAGGACTTAGGCAGTTTTGAATCTGTACCGAAGTTAGTGACAGATATTATAAATGGAAATATAACAGCACTTGAAAGCGCATTAAATAGTGGTTGGGATATAGATGAACCTGTACAAATTGGTAAATATAGTGAGTATTCACCTCTACAATTAGCGTTAGTAATGGACTGTTTGCCAAGTGTAAAATGGTTGGTCGAACATGGCGTAGATTTAAATGATAAAGAAAATCCAAGTTTCTTGTTAGCTGTTCGGTATGCTGACCAAAAGGTAATAGATTATGTTGTGGAGCATGGTGCTAATATTCATGCTTTGAACTCTGTGGATGTAGATGCTTTTCAAGCTGCCTTATATGGCAAGAAATATGAGAACTTACAACTGATTCATGACTTAGGCCATACAGTACAGAAATATGGCGGTAAAGCTTTCAGAAATGCCATTACAGATGAAAATTATGAGGTCTTAGATTTCTTTATTAATAATGGTGTGGATATTAATTACAACAAGCCTGATTCTGTATATCCTTTTAAGCCAACCCCACTATGTGTAGCTGCTCGGTACGTAGATTTACAGATGTGTAAATACTTGGTAGAACATGGTGCGGATGTGACTATCACCGAAAAGGATGGTATGCGTCCTTATAGTATTGCTATTGAACGTGGCGATATGGAAATGGCTGAGTATTTTAAAAATCTAGAACCAGCTGAGTATCATGATTTACAGAATAAAATGGATCAATTGAAACCTTTTAAACTACCAAAAGCATTAGTTGCATTTTTAGAGTCGGATAATCTTTATTTTGAATTGCCAGAGTCTGATTTTATATCCATAGAATTTTTCCCTCTAATTGATACAATTCCATTTAAAGTAGGCCGTCGTAACCTATTGCGTTTATCTAAAGAGCTAGGTGAATATGATCATTGGCAAGTTGTGTGGGATCCTAAATCTAAAAAGATTGGTTGTTATGATACAGAACATCAAGAGTTACAAGAGCTTTGTAAATTTGATGAGTTTATAGCAGATATGGCAGGTCAATTAGAAACCTTATTCTAA
- a CDS encoding bacteriocin, with product MADAVEKTYTDWSIDVGDYKYEGITLNEVEQNLYAIEDQEQNFVVISPSKAILIDNKMYNFVQVCNDEDTDLLHIELSVTNDGEQGAIIYGKNELGPQETFHIIEEFIAHHKVPSLDDWEIVLDLRPKMESYLKGTNDD from the coding sequence ATGGCAGATGCAGTTGAGAAAACTTATACAGATTGGTCAATTGATGTAGGTGACTATAAGTATGAAGGAATTACCTTGAATGAGGTTGAGCAAAATCTCTATGCTATTGAGGATCAAGAGCAAAATTTTGTAGTTATATCACCATCAAAGGCAATCCTAATAGATAATAAAATGTATAACTTTGTACAGGTCTGTAATGATGAAGATACCGATTTATTGCATATAGAGCTTAGTGTAACTAATGATGGTGAGCAGGGTGCCATTATATACGGTAAAAATGAGCTAGGCCCTCAAGAGACATTCCATATCATAGAAGAATTTATTGCACATCATAAGGTACCGTCATTAGATGATTGGGAAATCGTGTTAGATTTAAGACCGAAGATGGAAAGCTATTTAAAGGGTACAAACGATGACTAA
- a CDS encoding glycosyl transferase family 4 — MLYTPNNILYKYIRYRFRRIQIQCNMLYDIAPEEEDEICRNLLKKRAKILIPVGILYFLLFGIIFAWLVGTSEELNPLMQWELRVIDYVIPILNTIDIKWYAYSLDLLRVAVILAPIAIINASPYIIISYMVDTILIRREVKALIKTYSMNE; from the coding sequence ATGTTATATACACCTAATAACATTTTGTATAAGTATATTCGCTATCGATTTAGACGGATTCAGATTCAGTGCAATATGTTATATGATATAGCACCAGAGGAAGAAGATGAGATTTGTCGTAATCTATTAAAAAAGAGAGCGAAGATATTAATTCCCGTTGGCATATTATATTTTTTGCTTTTTGGGATTATCTTTGCTTGGCTAGTAGGAACAAGTGAGGAATTGAATCCATTAATGCAATGGGAATTAAGAGTTATAGATTATGTTATACCCATTTTAAATACCATAGATATTAAGTGGTATGCATATTCCCTAGACTTATTGCGAGTAGCAGTTATTTTAGCCCCTATAGCGATTATAAATGCATCTCCTTATATTATTATTTCCTATATGGTAGATACTATTTTGATACGACGTGAGGTAAAAGCTTTAATCAAAACTTATTCTATGAATGAGTAA